A genomic region of Arachis hypogaea cultivar Tifrunner chromosome 5, arahy.Tifrunner.gnm2.J5K5, whole genome shotgun sequence contains the following coding sequences:
- the LOC112800833 gene encoding peptidyl-prolyl cis-trans isomerase Pin1, whose protein sequence is MSLSSNRHGGDGGEVRASHILVKHQGSRRKASWKDPEGQVIKNTTRDSAVSQLKALRDDIVSGKAKFEDIASRFSDCSSAKRGGDLGPFGRGQMQKPFEEATYALKVGEISDIVDTDSGVHIIMRTG, encoded by the exons atgtCGTTGTCTAGCAACAGACACGGTGGTGATGGAGGTGAGGTTAGGGCATCGCACATACTGGTGAAGCACCAAGGTTCGCGGCGCAAGGCGTCGTGGAAGGATCCAGAAGGCCAGGTCATCAAAAACACCACCAGAGACAGCGCCGTCTCTCAGCTAAAGGCCTTGCGTGACGACATCGTTTCTGGCAAAGCCAAGTTTGAGGACATCGCCTCTCGCTTCTCCGATTGCAGCTCTGCTAAGCGCGGCGGCGATCTCG GTCCTTTTGGCCGTGGCCAGATGCAGAAGCCTTTTGAAGAAGCAACTTACGCTCTGAAAGTTGGTGAGATAAGCGACATAGTGGATACTGATAGTGGAGTTCACATAATCATGAGAACAGGTTGA